Proteins encoded by one window of Collimonas fungivorans:
- a CDS encoding MFS transporter, with amino-acid sequence MDRRIYLLALVAFIAGLDENIVGGILLPIARDLSVSVSVAGQLTSVFSLSFAVCAALLLSLTARFERRALLQAALAVFALSNLAAALAPNYAALFVLRIVSAASCSLIVVLSTTFASALVAPSHRGRAIGVIFMGISGSLVLGIPFGIVLSGHFGWRLPFAAMALLATALIFWLQASLPRMTAQQPLPVPFPLQRYWQQLAIPSLSCAQLVSILMIAGHFTLFAYLAPYLGATLGLHGNSLSLMYALFGASAVSGGYLGGWLSDRLGARRTLWLVPAMFTVVLASLPLFAGSLWLFLPAMMIWSSLSWSISPTVQSYLIGSAPADSEVNIGLNTSAMHLGVALGAACGGVVIAWQSLAATPWFGAALSAAALSCACFSLHLSRGHVPLSRAAAPGATSQLAE; translated from the coding sequence ATGGATCGTCGTATCTATCTGCTCGCGCTGGTGGCTTTCATCGCCGGCCTCGACGAAAACATTGTCGGCGGCATCCTGCTGCCGATCGCCCGCGACCTGTCGGTGTCGGTCAGCGTCGCCGGCCAACTGACCAGCGTGTTTTCCCTGTCGTTTGCAGTTTGCGCAGCGCTGCTGCTGTCGCTGACTGCACGCTTTGAGCGGCGCGCCCTGCTGCAGGCGGCGCTGGCCGTATTCGCCCTCAGCAACCTGGCAGCCGCGCTGGCGCCGAACTATGCGGCGCTGTTTGTGCTCCGGATCGTTTCCGCCGCGAGCTGTTCGCTGATCGTGGTGCTGAGCACCACTTTCGCCTCGGCGCTGGTGGCGCCCAGCCACCGGGGCCGGGCCATCGGCGTCATCTTCATGGGCATCAGCGGCTCGCTGGTGCTGGGCATACCGTTCGGCATCGTCCTCAGCGGCCATTTCGGCTGGCGCCTGCCGTTTGCCGCGATGGCCTTGCTTGCCACCGCGCTGATCTTCTGGCTGCAAGCCAGCCTGCCGCGCATGACCGCGCAGCAGCCCTTGCCCGTGCCCTTCCCTTTGCAGCGCTACTGGCAACAGCTGGCGATCCCGAGCCTGAGTTGCGCCCAGCTGGTGTCGATCCTGATGATCGCCGGCCATTTCACCCTGTTTGCCTACCTGGCGCCCTACCTCGGCGCCACGCTCGGTTTGCATGGCAACAGCCTGAGCCTGATGTATGCGCTGTTCGGCGCATCGGCAGTCAGCGGCGGTTATCTCGGCGGCTGGCTGTCGGACCGGCTGGGCGCACGCCGCACACTGTGGCTGGTGCCTGCCATGTTCACTGTGGTGCTGGCCAGCCTGCCGCTGTTTGCCGGATCCCTCTGGCTGTTCCTGCCGGCGATGATGATATGGAGCAGCCTGAGCTGGAGCATCTCGCCAACCGTGCAGAGCTACCTGATCGGTTCGGCGCCGGCTGACAGCGAAGTCAATATCGGCCTCAACACCTCAGCCATGCATCTTGGCGTGGCGCTGGGAGCGGCCTGCGGCGGCGTCGTGATTGCCTGGCAGTCGCTGGCGGCCACGCCCTGGTTCGGCGCCGCCTTGTCAGCTGCGGCCTTGTCATGCGCCTGTTTTTCACTGCATCTGAGCCGTGGCCATGTCCCGCTTTCCCGCGCGGCGGCGCCCGGCGCCACGTCGCAACTGGCGGAATAA
- a CDS encoding helix-turn-helix transcriptional regulator, whose protein sequence is MLRSETAARLSAPDLLQVVQAPDWEQLRACMQRLLAQLGICDFMLRMEIASVNGASQVQLFGSLPNAMLQQFSQPADDKTDPVRQHLARSCLPLNWQVDQLCLLHGGQIYPLLKTKGVTQGISLALHSKHTVSRLDFYSNAAGQALSTGVQADALLLGVYLQEAAERLWRKVAPNQEPILSARELECLRWSADGKTSSEIGLILGISQRTVYFHMKNVAMKLGVYSTRHAISRAVMKGIIKPNT, encoded by the coding sequence ATGCTGCGAAGCGAAACTGCTGCCCGATTATCCGCTCCCGACCTGCTGCAGGTCGTGCAGGCCCCTGACTGGGAGCAGCTGCGTGCGTGCATGCAACGTCTGCTGGCGCAGCTTGGCATTTGCGATTTCATGCTGCGGATGGAGATCGCCAGCGTCAACGGCGCTTCGCAAGTGCAATTGTTCGGCAGCCTGCCAAACGCCATGCTGCAGCAGTTCAGCCAGCCGGCGGACGACAAGACCGATCCGGTCCGCCAGCATCTCGCGCGTTCCTGCCTGCCGCTGAACTGGCAGGTCGACCAATTGTGTCTGCTGCATGGCGGACAGATCTATCCCTTGTTGAAGACCAAAGGCGTCACGCAAGGCATTAGCCTGGCGCTGCACAGCAAGCATACGGTGAGCCGCCTCGATTTCTATAGCAATGCGGCAGGTCAGGCGCTGTCTACCGGCGTCCAGGCCGACGCCCTGCTGCTCGGCGTCTATCTGCAGGAAGCCGCTGAACGCTTGTGGCGCAAAGTCGCGCCGAACCAGGAACCGATCTTGTCGGCGCGCGAACTCGAATGCCTGCGCTGGAGCGCCGACGGCAAGACCAGCAGCGAAATCGGCCTGATCCTGGGCATATCGCAGCGCACCGTGTATTTCCACATGAAGAATGTGGCGATGAAGCTGGGCGTCTACAGCACCCGCCATGCAATTAGCAGAGCGGTCATGAAGGGTATCATCAAACCCAATACCTGA
- a CDS encoding response regulator has translation MNISLPVYQHPTLTILIDDSQSFLDSLAFQLPPHMARKVFHDTQAALEWLRDAYRHSPSKSQSIRVNYDEQAFSFERRTVAVDIEQIYRQSMNRRRFLLPSVLVIDYAMPQMNGLAFCQAVQDLPCKKILFTGQADEKIAIDAFNRGLIDRFIKKSDHDALDHLELEIRSLQKEFFHAQSLTLKDLLSRHSYTFLSDPALETLVEQLCKRHGFVEYYLFPNPTGILFFDMQGKATLMVVETEASLMSQLEVAQDYGAPLELLTGLREMRLVPFFSDSGGMYTDALRHDWLSYCLPAQICFGAQDYYWALFDFPTHFLREPFYSLADFLRDQSADIKS, from the coding sequence ATGAACATTTCATTACCTGTTTATCAACATCCGACCCTGACTATCCTCATCGACGATAGCCAGAGCTTCCTCGACAGCCTGGCTTTCCAGCTGCCGCCGCACATGGCGCGCAAGGTTTTCCACGATACCCAGGCCGCCCTCGAGTGGCTGCGCGACGCTTATCGCCATTCACCCAGCAAGAGCCAGTCGATCCGGGTCAATTATGACGAACAGGCGTTCTCGTTCGAGCGGCGCACGGTGGCGGTCGACATCGAGCAGATTTACCGGCAATCGATGAACCGCCGCCGTTTCCTGTTGCCGTCGGTGCTAGTGATCGACTACGCCATGCCGCAAATGAACGGCCTGGCGTTTTGCCAGGCGGTGCAAGACCTGCCTTGCAAAAAAATCCTGTTCACCGGCCAGGCCGATGAAAAGATTGCAATCGATGCCTTCAACCGCGGCCTGATCGACCGCTTCATCAAGAAAAGCGACCACGATGCGCTCGACCACCTGGAACTGGAAATCCGCAGCCTGCAAAAGGAATTCTTCCACGCCCAGTCGCTGACGCTGAAAGACCTGTTGTCGCGCCATTCCTATACCTTCCTGTCGGACCCGGCGCTGGAAACGCTGGTCGAACAGCTGTGCAAGCGGCACGGTTTTGTCGAGTATTACCTGTTCCCCAACCCGACCGGCATCCTGTTCTTCGACATGCAGGGCAAGGCGACGCTGATGGTGGTGGAAACCGAAGCCAGCCTGATGTCGCAGCTGGAGGTAGCGCAGGACTACGGCGCGCCGCTGGAACTGCTGACCGGCTTGCGCGAAATGCGGCTGGTGCCGTTCTTTTCCGACAGCGGCGGCATGTATACCGACGCGTTGCGCCACGATTGGCTATCATACTGCCTGCCGGCGCAGATTTGTTTCGGCGCTCAGGACTACTACTGGGCGCTGTTTGATTTCCCGACCCACTTTTTACGCGAACCCTTTTATTCCTTGGCGGATTTCTTGCGTGACCAGTCTGCCGATATAAAATCATAG
- a CDS encoding sensor histidine kinase: MIENISSWKSKRWRAWERAASRWWLSINTQFNDMANRVAILAWVAVIGMPLYYVVWAYWFPQPYENLSLRLFCVALCGPIILIRHLRQKKWLAAYFFVCLTFGLPFFFTFMFLMNDGSAVWGQSLLIGLILLFHFDTTLAFLSYVIGTLLAYVVYSIVHGSLMPLSPEMLEQVPIQLFAVFTVSLAKVGRKVLAREKLAGMATALATVSHELRTPLRSINANARGLSRLLQENAPQATPSQVPMEKALARIELEVRHMNNVIDLFLLSASTGRENLVPKDIVSMAAVVDLMMQRYPFVNQEQRELVAITIRSDFRLLGQVELCSMVLINLLRNALTSVQRVGKGRIRIVLDGARPRPRLLFIDTGCGIEAGRTSQIFERFYAYPESSGTGIGLAFCKDVLEAWGARIRVVSRPLRYTIFVLDFPPIVQQKAADMRSLLN; this comes from the coding sequence ATGATTGAAAACATTAGCAGCTGGAAAAGCAAGCGCTGGCGGGCCTGGGAGCGCGCGGCAAGCCGCTGGTGGCTGAGCATCAACACTCAATTCAATGACATGGCCAACCGAGTAGCGATCCTGGCGTGGGTCGCCGTGATCGGCATGCCGCTGTATTACGTGGTCTGGGCATACTGGTTTCCGCAGCCATACGAAAACCTCAGCTTGCGCCTGTTTTGCGTCGCGCTCTGCGGGCCGATCATATTGATTCGCCACCTGCGCCAGAAAAAATGGCTGGCAGCTTATTTTTTCGTTTGCCTGACCTTCGGCCTGCCGTTTTTTTTCACGTTCATGTTCCTCATGAATGACGGTTCAGCGGTATGGGGCCAGTCGCTGCTGATCGGCCTGATCCTGCTGTTCCACTTCGACACCACCCTGGCCTTCCTGTCATATGTCATAGGAACCCTGCTGGCTTACGTTGTTTATTCAATAGTCCATGGCAGCCTCATGCCGCTCAGTCCTGAGATGCTGGAACAAGTGCCGATCCAGCTGTTCGCCGTGTTCACGGTGTCGCTCGCCAAGGTCGGCAGAAAGGTCCTGGCGCGGGAAAAGCTGGCCGGCATGGCGACCGCGCTGGCGACTGTATCGCACGAATTGCGCACGCCTTTGCGCAGCATCAACGCCAATGCGCGCGGCTTGAGCCGGCTGCTTCAGGAGAACGCGCCGCAGGCGACGCCAAGCCAGGTGCCGATGGAAAAGGCGCTGGCCCGGATCGAACTCGAAGTCCGCCACATGAACAACGTAATCGACCTGTTCCTGCTGAGCGCCTCGACCGGCAGGGAAAACCTGGTGCCGAAGGACATCGTGTCGATGGCGGCGGTAGTCGACCTGATGATGCAGCGCTATCCGTTCGTCAACCAGGAACAGCGCGAACTGGTGGCCATCACGATCCGCTCCGATTTTCGCCTGCTGGGACAGGTCGAGCTGTGTTCTATGGTCCTGATCAATTTGCTGCGCAATGCGTTGACTTCGGTCCAGCGCGTCGGCAAGGGCCGGATCCGAATCGTGCTGGACGGCGCCCGGCCGAGGCCGAGGCTGCTGTTCATCGATACCGGCTGCGGCATCGAGGCCGGCCGCACGTCGCAGATTTTCGAACGCTTTTACGCCTATCCCGAATCCAGCGGCACCGGCATCGGACTGGCTTTTTGCAAGGATGTGCTGGAAGCCTGGGGCGCGCGCATACGCGTGGTTTCACGTCCGCTTCGCTACACCATTTTTGTGCTGGATTTTCCGCCTATAGTGCAACAAAAAGCAGCAGACATGCGCTCTCTGTTAAATTAA
- the cqsA gene encoding alpha-hydroxyketone-type quorum-sensing autoinducer synthase yields the protein MPLTESYHEPLILAAEQRLPAFVSTRLDEYYTDRMEKLWGGEHLLHWSSPGPNAIYLSSNDYLCIAAEPRLIEAQAACLLRGEAGLLMSTVFVREGSAQPCLEKKMANFMGAEDGLITQSGWSANVGLLQTIAGPGVPVYLDMQAHASLWEGVHAAQARPVPFLHNEVEHLRRQVLKHGAGVIVIDSVYSVSGSVAPLREVLAVAEESGSILVVDESHSLGTHGPAGAGLVVQMGLSDRVHFRTASLAKAFGGRAGFITCSSKFKGYFLSTSRPAIFSSCMLRHELAWFDAALDFIRNADERRLALHRNARRIRDGLTKLGYNVSDGTEQIIALEAGTEPKTQVLRKALEAEGIFGAVFCAPATPKNRSLVRLTLNSGLTEVEIRQILQACAAIRDKVQLADWSSSKRMAAAALS from the coding sequence ATGCCATTAACAGAAAGCTACCACGAACCTTTGATTTTGGCAGCAGAGCAGCGCCTGCCAGCCTTCGTATCCACCCGTCTGGACGAGTATTACACGGATCGCATGGAAAAATTGTGGGGTGGCGAACACTTGCTGCACTGGAGTTCGCCTGGACCGAACGCCATTTATTTATCTAGCAACGATTATCTGTGCATTGCCGCGGAACCGCGGCTGATCGAGGCGCAGGCGGCGTGCCTGTTACGCGGCGAAGCCGGCCTGCTGATGTCGACGGTGTTCGTGCGGGAAGGCAGCGCCCAGCCGTGCCTGGAAAAAAAAATGGCAAATTTCATGGGGGCGGAAGACGGCTTGATCACACAGTCCGGCTGGAGCGCCAATGTCGGCCTGCTGCAAACCATAGCCGGTCCCGGCGTGCCGGTCTACCTGGACATGCAGGCGCATGCTTCCTTGTGGGAGGGCGTGCATGCGGCCCAGGCGCGGCCGGTGCCGTTCTTGCACAATGAGGTTGAACATCTGCGGCGCCAGGTGCTCAAGCACGGCGCCGGCGTGATCGTGATCGATTCGGTCTACAGCGTCAGCGGCAGCGTGGCTCCGCTGCGTGAAGTGCTGGCGGTCGCCGAAGAAAGCGGCAGCATCCTGGTGGTGGACGAATCGCATTCGCTCGGCACGCACGGTCCTGCGGGGGCCGGCCTGGTGGTGCAGATGGGCTTGTCCGATCGTGTCCATTTTCGTACTGCGTCGCTGGCCAAGGCTTTCGGCGGAAGGGCTGGATTCATCACCTGTTCCAGTAAATTCAAAGGCTACTTCCTGTCCACCTCGCGTCCCGCCATTTTCAGTTCCTGCATGCTGCGGCATGAGCTTGCCTGGTTCGACGCTGCGCTGGATTTCATCCGCAACGCGGATGAGCGGCGCCTTGCCTTGCATCGCAATGCACGCCGCATACGCGACGGCTTGACCAAGTTGGGCTACAACGTCAGCGACGGCACGGAGCAGATCATTGCGCTGGAAGCCGGAACCGAGCCGAAGACGCAGGTGCTGCGCAAGGCGCTGGAAGCGGAGGGCATTTTCGGCGCGGTTTTTTGCGCCCCGGCGACACCCAAGAACCGCTCGCTGGTCCGGCTGACGCTCAACTCCGGCCTGACCGAAGTGGAAATCCGCCAGATTTTGCAAGCCTGTGCGGCGATTCGCGACAAAGTGCAGCTGGCCGACTGGTCATCCAGCAAGCGCATGGCTGCCGCCGCTCTCAGCTAA
- a CDS encoding DUF1697 domain-containing protein, which yields MTAAGKPGGVKYAAFFRNLNLGRPNCPDKAQLEAAFISAGADAAASFLTNGTVVFTTKSDARALKVLAQARQILQAECGLQEPAYIRRIDYLAELVALDPFAAIERDNVYECCVSFLHADSVMPAALPLESKRRDLEIFHCTGSEALSVSRKIGNSPGSPNAFLEKLLGLPATTRSWNTVRRLVLKHG from the coding sequence ATGACGGCGGCCGGCAAACCCGGTGGCGTGAAATACGCTGCCTTTTTCCGCAACCTCAACCTGGGGCGGCCCAACTGTCCCGACAAGGCACAGCTGGAAGCGGCTTTCATCAGCGCCGGCGCCGATGCCGCAGCTTCATTCCTGACCAATGGCACCGTGGTCTTCACCACCAAGAGCGACGCCAGGGCGCTCAAGGTTTTGGCGCAGGCGCGTCAGATCCTGCAGGCAGAATGCGGACTCCAGGAGCCGGCATACATCCGCCGCATCGACTATCTGGCCGAGCTGGTGGCGCTGGATCCGTTCGCCGCTATCGAGCGCGACAATGTCTACGAATGCTGCGTCTCTTTCCTGCACGCGGACAGCGTCATGCCGGCCGCGCTGCCGCTGGAGTCGAAGCGGCGCGACCTTGAAATATTCCATTGCACCGGTTCGGAAGCGCTGAGCGTCAGCAGGAAAATCGGCAACAGTCCGGGCAGCCCCAACGCTTTCCTGGAAAAACTGCTCGGCTTGCCGGCCACCACCAGGAGCTGGAACACAGTGCGGCGCCTGGTCCTGAAACATGGCTGA
- a CDS encoding IclR family transcriptional regulator domain-containing protein, with product MPNPSDASDPKPGDSYVQSFARGLAVLRSFGARAPAQTLTEVAAGAGLTRAGARRILLTLLHLGYVEMDGRLFRLTPKVLELGFAYLSSLPVWTQAQPVMEDLVQSLRQSCSAAVLDGDDIVYVLRVPAHKIMSINLGVGSRLPAYATSLGRVLLAGLPDETLAQRLAAASLPAHTAHTVVDPQRLLEIIRQVRIQGWCMVNEELEPGLVSLAAPVFDRNGRVVAAINLSGQVNNPTPAHLLEHCLPMLLAAAAKINLLVRAQK from the coding sequence ATGCCAAATCCGTCCGATGCCAGCGATCCCAAACCTGGCGACAGCTACGTCCAGTCCTTTGCCCGCGGACTGGCGGTGCTGCGCAGCTTCGGCGCCCGGGCGCCGGCGCAGACGCTGACCGAAGTCGCGGCCGGCGCCGGGCTGACCCGCGCCGGAGCGCGCCGCATCCTGCTGACCTTGCTGCACCTGGGATATGTCGAGATGGATGGCCGCCTGTTCCGCCTGACGCCGAAAGTGCTGGAACTGGGTTTTGCCTACCTGTCGTCGCTACCGGTCTGGACCCAGGCCCAGCCGGTAATGGAAGACCTGGTGCAAAGCCTGCGCCAGTCCTGTTCCGCCGCCGTGCTGGACGGCGACGACATCGTGTATGTGCTGCGGGTGCCCGCGCACAAGATCATGTCGATCAACCTCGGCGTCGGCAGCCGCTTGCCGGCCTATGCCACTTCGCTGGGCCGTGTGCTGCTGGCCGGTTTGCCGGACGAAACCCTCGCGCAGCGCCTGGCCGCCGCCTCGTTGCCGGCGCATACAGCACACACGGTGGTCGATCCGCAGCGCCTGCTGGAAATCATCCGCCAGGTGCGGATCCAGGGCTGGTGCATGGTCAATGAAGAACTGGAGCCGGGCCTGGTCTCGCTGGCCGCGCCGGTATTCGACCGCAATGGCCGGGTGGTCGCCGCCATCAACCTCAGCGGCCAGGTGAATAATCCGACCCCGGCGCACCTGCTTGAACATTGCCTGCCCATGCTGCTGGCTGCCGCGGCAAAGATCAATTTGCTGGTGCGGGCGCAAAAATGA
- a CDS encoding 3-oxoacid CoA-transferase subunit A, translating to MINKIIPSVEQALANIHDGATVMIGGFGGAGQPAELIDALIAQGARDLVIVNNNAGNGETGLAALLKARRVRKIICSFPRQADSQVFDGLYRAGELELELVPQGNLAERIRAAGAGIGAFFTPTGYGTELAKGKETREINGKMHVLEHPIHADFALIKAECGDRWGNLTYRKTARNFGPVMASAAKVTIASVHEIVELGSLDPESVITPGLYVQRVVQVPRSATGPAGFKAA from the coding sequence ATGATTAATAAAATTATCCCTTCGGTCGAACAAGCGCTTGCCAATATTCATGACGGCGCCACGGTCATGATCGGCGGTTTCGGCGGCGCCGGACAGCCGGCAGAACTGATAGACGCCCTGATCGCGCAGGGCGCACGCGACCTGGTGATCGTCAACAACAACGCCGGCAACGGCGAAACCGGTTTGGCGGCGCTGCTGAAGGCGAGGCGGGTACGCAAGATCATCTGCTCCTTTCCGCGCCAGGCCGATTCGCAAGTCTTCGACGGCCTGTACCGCGCCGGCGAACTGGAACTGGAGCTGGTCCCGCAAGGCAACCTGGCGGAACGGATCCGCGCCGCCGGCGCCGGCATCGGCGCATTCTTCACGCCCACCGGGTACGGCACGGAGCTGGCCAAGGGCAAGGAGACCCGCGAAATCAACGGCAAGATGCATGTGCTGGAACATCCGATTCACGCCGATTTCGCCCTGATCAAGGCTGAGTGCGGCGACCGTTGGGGCAACCTGACCTACCGCAAGACCGCGCGCAATTTCGGCCCTGTCATGGCCAGCGCCGCCAAGGTCACGATCGCCTCGGTGCACGAGATCGTCGAGCTCGGCAGCCTCGATCCCGAAAGCGTGATTACGCCCGGCCTGTACGTCCAGCGGGTGGTGCAGGTGCCGCGCAGCGCAACCGGTCCGGCCGGTTTCAAGGCCGCATGA
- a CDS encoding 3-oxoacid CoA-transferase subunit B, translated as MNKWSREQMAARVAQDIPDGAVVNLGIGLPTLVANQLPSDREVILHSENGVIGMGPAPAAGEEDYDLINAGKQAVTLLPGGCYFHHADSFAMMRGGHLDVCVLGAFQVSASGDLANWHTGAADAIPAVGGAMDLAIGAKKTYVMMEHLTKAGESKLVATCTYPLTGIACVSRVYTDLAVIDLAADGARVIAIVDGLSFEELQKLTSVPLVMAY; from the coding sequence ATGAATAAGTGGAGCAGAGAACAAATGGCGGCGCGCGTGGCGCAGGACATACCTGACGGCGCCGTGGTCAACCTGGGAATCGGCTTGCCGACGCTGGTGGCGAACCAGCTGCCGAGCGACCGCGAAGTGATCCTGCACAGCGAGAACGGCGTGATCGGCATGGGCCCGGCGCCGGCCGCCGGCGAGGAAGACTACGACCTGATCAACGCCGGCAAGCAGGCGGTGACGCTGCTGCCGGGCGGCTGTTATTTCCACCATGCCGACAGCTTCGCCATGATGCGTGGCGGCCACCTGGATGTCTGCGTGCTTGGCGCGTTCCAGGTGTCAGCCAGCGGCGACCTGGCCAACTGGCACACCGGCGCCGCGGATGCGATCCCGGCCGTCGGCGGCGCCATGGACCTGGCCATAGGCGCCAAAAAAACCTATGTGATGATGGAGCATCTCACCAAGGCGGGCGAAAGCAAGCTGGTCGCAACCTGCACTTATCCGCTCACCGGGATCGCTTGCGTGAGCCGGGTTTATACCGACCTGGCGGTGATCGACCTTGCCGCCGACGGCGCCAGGGTAATCGCCATCGTCGACGGCTTGTCGTTCGAGGAGCTGCAGAAGCTGACCTCGGTGCCGCTCGTCATGGCTTACTGA
- the pcaF gene encoding 3-oxoadipyl-CoA thiolase has protein sequence MSHAFICDAQRTPFGRYGGALASVRADDLGAIPIRALMARNPQVDWQAVADVIYGCANQAGEDNRNVARMSALLAGLPLEVPGATLNRLCGSGLDALGTAARAIKSGEAGLMIAGGVESMSRAPFVMAKAESAFSRSARIEDSTIGWRFVNALMKQQYGVDSMPETAENVAAEYGISRADQDKMALASQMKTVAAQHAGYFDSEITPVAVPQKKGETIVVDKDEHPRATSLEALAKLKPVVRPDGSVTAGNASGVNDGACALLLADEANAAKHGLVPRARIVAMATAGVAPRVMGMGPAPATLKVLAMTGLTLDQFDVIELNEAFAAQGLAVLRQLGLQDDDPRVNPNGGAIALGHPLGASGARLAATAVNQLQRIQGRYALCTMCIGVGQGIAVVLERV, from the coding sequence ATGTCCCACGCTTTCATCTGCGATGCCCAGCGCACGCCCTTCGGCCGATATGGCGGCGCGCTGGCCAGCGTGCGCGCCGACGATCTCGGCGCGATTCCCATCCGTGCCCTGATGGCGCGCAATCCCCAGGTCGACTGGCAAGCAGTGGCCGACGTCATCTACGGTTGCGCCAACCAGGCCGGCGAAGACAACCGCAACGTGGCGCGCATGTCGGCGCTGCTGGCCGGCCTGCCGCTGGAAGTGCCCGGGGCGACGCTGAACCGCCTGTGCGGATCCGGCCTTGACGCGCTGGGCACGGCGGCGCGCGCCATCAAGAGCGGCGAGGCCGGCCTGATGATCGCCGGCGGCGTCGAAAGCATGAGCCGGGCGCCGTTCGTGATGGCCAAGGCCGAGAGCGCGTTTTCGCGCAGCGCCAGGATCGAAGACAGCACCATCGGCTGGCGCTTCGTCAACGCCCTGATGAAGCAGCAGTATGGCGTCGATTCCATGCCCGAGACCGCGGAAAACGTCGCGGCGGAATACGGCATCAGCCGCGCCGACCAGGACAAGATGGCGCTGGCCAGCCAGATGAAAACGGTGGCGGCGCAACACGCCGGCTACTTCGACAGCGAAATCACGCCGGTTGCAGTCCCGCAAAAAAAAGGCGAAACCATCGTCGTCGATAAAGATGAACATCCGCGCGCCACCAGCCTGGAAGCGCTGGCCAAGCTGAAACCTGTAGTCAGGCCGGACGGCAGTGTCACGGCAGGTAATGCCTCTGGCGTCAACGATGGTGCTTGCGCATTGCTGCTGGCCGACGAAGCCAACGCCGCGAAACACGGCCTGGTGCCGAGGGCCAGGATCGTCGCCATGGCCACCGCCGGCGTTGCGCCACGCGTCATGGGCATGGGTCCGGCGCCGGCGACGCTGAAAGTGCTGGCGATGACAGGTTTGACCCTGGACCAGTTCGACGTGATCGAGCTGAATGAGGCGTTTGCCGCCCAGGGACTGGCGGTATTGCGTCAGCTCGGTTTGCAGGACGACGACCCGCGCGTCAATCCGAACGGTGGCGCCATCGCGCTGGGCCATCCGCTGGGCGCATCCGGAGCGCGCCTGGCTGCCACCGCGGTCAACCAGCTGCAGCGCATCCAGGGCCGCTATGCACTGTGCACGATGTGCATCGGCGTCGGCCAGGGGATTGCGGTGGTGCTGGAACGGGTCTGA
- a CDS encoding transposase codes for MDLREEHWQKLKPLLLGGDADPGATGRDNRLFLQAILWVVASRAKWSALPPEFGRWQTAYVRFMRWNQADIWRQLANCLSDDSELQRMLEAIVAFGDEYTRRASQRLTNKSNRDAYSSMLGKAARQKSCASIEENTIAGAGSNWVWLLNRR; via the coding sequence ATGGATCTTCGAGAAGAGCATTGGCAAAAACTGAAACCGCTGCTGCTGGGGGGAGACGCTGATCCCGGCGCCACCGGCCGCGACAACCGCTTGTTCCTGCAAGCCATCCTGTGGGTTGTGGCGAGCCGCGCCAAATGGTCGGCGCTGCCGCCGGAATTCGGCCGCTGGCAGACCGCCTATGTGCGTTTCATGCGCTGGAACCAGGCTGATATCTGGCGCCAGCTGGCGAACTGCCTGAGCGACGACAGCGAACTGCAAAGGATGCTGGAAGCGATTGTCGCGTTTGGCGACGAATACACGCGGCGCGCAAGCCAAAGGCTGACGAACAAGAGCAACAGGGATGCCTACAGTTCGATGCTGGGAAAAGCGGCCCGGCAAAAATCCTGTGCTTCAATCGAAGAAAATACGATAGCCGGCGCCGGTTCCAACTGGGTATGGCTGCTGAACCGCAGATGA
- a CDS encoding ProQ/FINO family protein, with the protein MNTPAVASTPNPVQTARVLLKELQEKFAVFRDYQPLAIGIDKQLIALSPELNRKTLRIALGMHTNSLRYLKGMEKATHRFDLEGNSTDEVTEVHRTHATETLRERFKKNAEQRKAQRAAEAAQEAAEKAARQHAEKLNQLTAKFSRNRG; encoded by the coding sequence ATGAATACACCTGCTGTCGCATCCACTCCCAACCCTGTTCAAACCGCCCGCGTTCTGCTCAAGGAACTCCAGGAAAAATTCGCGGTATTCCGCGATTACCAGCCGCTCGCGATCGGCATCGACAAGCAGCTCATCGCCCTGTCGCCGGAACTCAACCGCAAGACTTTGCGCATCGCGCTCGGCATGCACACCAACTCGCTGCGCTATCTCAAGGGCATGGAAAAAGCGACGCACCGGTTCGACCTCGAAGGCAACAGCACGGATGAAGTGACGGAAGTCCATCGCACCCACGCCACGGAGACGCTGCGTGAACGTTTCAAGAAAAACGCCGAACAGCGCAAAGCCCAGCGCGCCGCCGAAGCGGCCCAGGAAGCCGCCGAAAAAGCAGCGCGCCAGCATGCGGAAAAGCTGAACCAGCTGACCGCAAAATTCTCGCGCAACCGCGGCTGA